CATTTTTCAAAGACTTCATTGTTGAACCTTAAGCTAACTGGCCGAGAGAACGAGAACTCCCCTCCACGACCTTAGCCTAACTCCCAGGAGGAAGACCCGCGCAACTCTTGAGTAGATTTTAACTTGACAAACAATTTATCAACTAACTTCACAAACTTAGTTTGGAAAactctttttcttaaattaatacAAGTTTAATAACATGCAATATTAACAAGATGAAGAAAGGAGAAATTTACTCCAATATTTTTGTATTGACGTGTCTGATAATGCAAAAATAAGTTTAACACTCAATCAACTCAATGAGTTTTGCTTTGTAAGCTAGTgtcataaatactttttttgaGTTTTACTATGCAAACTATTGTTGCAAGTTACAAACCAAGTATTCTTTCATAATGTAGTCGCTTTTTATTAACTTGTCAACTATTGTTTTAGAATGTAACCACTCTTGGCTAACATGTGTAGTATTATTTCACTATGCAGACTATTGTCTCAAGTAACAGACCAAACATTCTTTTGGAACATAGTAACTTTTGGCTAACCCATTAACATTTGTTACAGCCTTTGATCACATAGGAATCCAAACAAAAATCTCAACAATTCCCCTAATATAATATAAGGAAGACGCAAGTATCAATCCAAATAAATCAGTTCTTAGTAGCTACTTTGTGTGGGTTTAGCCATGTTAATTTTGCATAATTTGGGGAATATTTACAATgtagaaacataaataaaaatggatACAATTAATACTAACCTAAATAATggaatgaatatgatgcatgataCTAAAACTAGTGTGTATAGAAATGTTGAGACAAATGCATTGTATCTTCAATGACAAAATGCAAATCTAGTACGAAACAACTTTAGAATGATAGGAAATCACAAATGAATGTTAGGATGCAATGAatgatatatatgaaaaattttaaaagtcataATCAAGAAAAACTAACTGAAactattcaaaacaaaaattgtttgatgaaaGAAGTCCTAAGAGAAAACCATAAAAATGCACAAATTGTTTAATGAAATGCCTATAAGAACAAAATGTCATAATTATGCAATACAAATGGTtgaaatatatttgaaagaatATATTTATGCATGAGATGTATTTAGAATAACTTAATCCCTCAAAAACAATAGAATCACAAGTGAAACCAAATCTGACAAAAACTAGTTCAAGTTTTAACAACATTATGTAATATGGAAAACATGGGTCTAAATGTTAAGCAATGATGAAGATTATGATATGAACATGCAAACAAGtctaaaattttagaaaaactttAAAACCTAGCTATCTTTAATGGTATGAACTGACATTAATGCAAAAATCACTTGTTACGATGACTTTTTGTATTCGTTATAATCCACCTAGTATAATAAGTGACACAGTGACATAATTGTAAATATTGTAAGACAAAGATAACTTAAAGAAGCGTTTTGAGTAAAAGCATACATAGGCTAGACGATACCATGTGTCAAACACAGATAAAAGTGTCAAAAAATGTTTAAGGAAGGTATACTAAAAGTCTTAAACGATGGTCCAAAAACTTGTGTTGAAAGACACATTGCTAAACGCGCTTTTGAACAAAATAAAGATAACTTAAAGAAGCGTTTAGAGTAAATGTCTACATAGGTTAGACGATACCATGAGTCAAACGATTTCTTTCATCCAACGATGAAAATCTTCATCAATTACTTGGTATGATCAAATCCTGTCTGAAAGGTAGAAAATGtgaaaaacactttgttgttctgaatATGCATTAAATGTATTAAATGCACAacgtttaaaaataacaaaagtgataaggAAAAAGACATATTTGTCTGCATGCATATCTACTTTACTCTGTGCAGATTACCTATGTCAAGTATCCACCTACTTCATCCTATATAAATCAGAAGTGAACGTTAGAGACAAAGAAAACATTCACGAAATGTTCTCTCTATCAAAAGTTGCGCTAGAAAGTTTGTATAACCTACTTTTGATAAAGAACTTAAAAAAACATGTATGctctgacaagttgactttaaccaatgACTGCTACCTACTACACGACTAAGAACATTCGAAGATCAAAGCAAAGTACTATCTAACGGACATTTTCTTGAAGCCAATATAttgaagaataagaaaagactAAGAAAATAAGCACACAACACGAAAGAATATATatgtgaagaaaagaaaagctcaaaagaaaaaagtaatacTCTCAAGCTTCACATAATCATAAGCTTATTATCGTAAGAAGACAGAAAATTGTGAGAGTCTATTAGATTGAATTGTATTATATAAACATCCTCTCTATTAGAGTAACTATCTAAGGACTTgtaatcaatttattcaattataaattctgaagagaattcaaacacttaaCACTAAACGCGGTGGGGCTAAACGGTAGCTAGATGGGTTTGTGTACTAGAAATCAGAAATGGGTGAGACTCAACTAGACAATGTATCGGAAAGATACTAGGAGTGTTAAGGGATATCAAGAAtggtgaagaatactacacAACCAAGAATGGGTGAAACTCAATTCTAGTCAAAGTAACAAGGGTTATTGAGAGTGACTAGGTGTTACAGGGATTGGTGaaaatactcagttgtaatcttgttgaagattatagtggaactcTCTAAGAGGTCTTAGAGAAGAATTGGACATAGCTCGgtggagtgaaccagtataaaaataagtgtgtttattgttttaatctTGTTAAAGCTCTGTTTACAAACTTTGCAGTTGTGCACTATCATAACCATTATAAAAGCTCTTATTatcaaatgttattttcattaaGAGTTGGTTTTATCAAAATGTTGCAGTAAACTTgtttaaatgaaatgaaaaatatttgtttgagaACTTATAGTTTGAACAAAACCTTCAAGTCAAGTGtttaataacttatatataaatctttCAATCCTTGACAAGTTCGTTAAACTACCTCCTTTGTGAAAAGTTTTCTTATAACACTACTCAAAACCCTTTCTAGTGTTTTCCAGATATCCTCTACGTCATTTTCTGTCGTCGCTCACCTTCGTTGTTGTGCCTTTGTTCACCGTTGTTGGTTTTTTCTCACCACCATTGTGGTGTCATTAGCTCCTCTCTCGTGTTGTGGTGGCATTGCAACCTCCTTCTCACACTTTCGGTCTTGTCGCTGATGTCGTTGCTCACCATTGTTGTGCCTTTGCTCACCATCGTTTGTCATTGTTCACTGTTGTTGTGGTGTCATTCGCTCCTCTCTTATGTTGTGGTGGCATTGCAACCCCTCTCTCGCATTTTTGCTCTTGCCATTGTGTTGTTCTCCTTCAGTATCATTTTGtcaattttagggttttggaaGCATAAAGCAGGTCTACTTTTAGCCTCATTCTCTATTATTGGTTCTCCTTACCCTTCATCAATATTATGTAGGACATGTGTGCTATGTTCAACTAGaaattgattaaagttagaatATCAAAATTTGGTAATTGATAGTTAATGGATTTGTTTGTGATTATTAGCTAAATCGATTAGTGAGATTTAGATATTGATGATTAAAAGTTGTAAATTATTGGTggttgttgagactttggcaagtgtatcaaatcgtttcaagtaataaatcggtaagaccggatatcgtttcccaagagactcgtgtcaccaaacaatcgtgTAATTTtcaactaacttagactaaagaatgattccataatttgggtttttgtgcaattaaagtaaacattcaacataaatgataaaagtgatcttagatactcaaacacttggaaatgaaaagactagaaatgatatggaatgatattgttgggggtatgatttcacctacttcactcttatgtatggtaactcacttcctcttcattaatatgctaatgtcaatctactaatttactcaaacccaatcccttggtagagagagcctagacttcctcattaggctccaatcccttggaaaacctaacaattattttcaCATTAAGAATTAagatttaagacaaccaaaggtcctagttctatccctagatactatttcctttaggtgtttattccaagtccagatttacccaacatttcCTAATAtcaaacaaaccctaaaatcatgtcatgggtagcaatttcacaacaagcattaagagaaggaattaaacactaacaatcaatgaaagaggcatatattCGTTTAAAACACAGTAATTTACATAAGAGTTCAGCGtctacatcaatcccccaacaacaatgaaactagctctccatgaatggagagcttaagcttacaacaatggtggaagtggaagaaggaagaagacccaaggatgaagacccaaggatgaagaaggactgttcccacaactcctagctcgcctccaagagctccaaatgAGAGAAATTGTGTTTGGGCAGCCAAAGATGTCAAGCTCTTCATGCCTCTGAGTTAAATAGGGCAAATCTACCATGTCAGCAAAGTTGGCGCTCTAGCCCCCAGAAGGAGGGGGGCTCAGGCGCACGACAGTCCTGATGCACTGGCGCTTATGCCCCCATAGACCAGGGGGGCTCGAGCTAGCTTCAGCAGAattctggttcttcatttttgttgtttttcttgctttccttGGTTTCCAGTGCCTTCATTTGATGCatagacttcttccaactactttAAGCACATAAAAGCAGGGATTAGTGATCAAAATATCTCATTAGAGCCTAAGGTGCAATCACTTAAcaactaaaagaaaactaggatttacaaggtaaaaaatTAAGGAAGGGTTgacattttctcttaattcattACTGAATTCGTGGTAAAATATGTCATTATCAATGGATTGTGAGTTGATTATTGGTGTTGAGCttgatattttttatggttaatttggatttaaaaaCAAGAGTTTCATTTCGTATGTGAAACTAATTTAATATGATTTGATTCTAATATGTAGATTCATTTCGTGTGTGTGTATGCGCGTGTGTGTTTAAGTGATGTTGAATTTGGTTATTTGATGTTATTTACTTTGAAAATCATGTTGTAGAGATTAACTATTTTCAATTTACTAACATTTTTGCTTAAGAGACAATTAGTTGCTCAAGTGAAAATGTGAGAGAAACGATCATTTTTCCTTTgaagtatttttcatttaataaacaaagttgATTGCTTAAAACAAAATCAGAATTAGGAACTCAaagataataatgaaaaaaagaaagactaaaagaagtaaaagacaAAGCCTTGTATTGTATTAGTATTCACTTTACATTGTAAAAGTCAAAGCTTTTAAAGGGAAAATTGTTTTCCTTTCTCACAAGGTTCTCCTCGTCACAAACATCAACTTTCCAAAACTTCCCCTCAACATTCCACATGATAAAATTATGTAGACTTTCCTAGAAAGTGCCTCTTACACAAAGAAGTAAGCTAAGACAATCTCACTTTCACCTCTCCTGTCTCTATATCTATTTGTTGCttccatttaaatattttgaatgagGTGTAAACAACCATATTCGTTGAttaattgtttgtgttgtggTTTAGTGGTAGGATTGAGTTCACAAATTTGATTGTGTTTGACTATTTCTTAACTCTAATTGCATGTGTTAGTTTATATGCAGAGTAGTAGATCGAAATagaataaatgttttaattattacaaatgggaataataatttttttttaaatttaaaattcttagaAAGTCTATAACTCTATGCTTcgtaaatttaaaatctttaggtgaaaatatcaaatatttgttttttgttttttaaatttaaatatttcaaggtaaattttatgttaattttaattttaatgtttttaataaaagatcATATACGTTCTAAACTATATgatcattaataaaattcaaacaaaattaacaaagttcaacgttataatttttttcttattgcactacaaaatataataatacttattatactaaataaatcatttttctcattttttatatacttaCAACAGTTTACAAAATAGTTTCTTCATTTATTTACccaatttgtatttttattttaccactagaaagaatgaaaataaaatattcaattactAAAAGAACTCAATATACTACAAATTACttaatatatctatataaaatagAATAGATTTTAAAGAATGGTTAATTAAGTGACacttcattataattttaaaactgtGATAATTGTCTTGTAACatcccagattatatagaaGCATATAACATAGTATGTctacatttaaataaaagaaaaccgTTAGAGTAGACTGTAAATAAAGTAGTTAAGCTTACAGTCATCCCAAAATGagacataatttaaaacttaaacgcaaatagagtatttcaaaagaaTAGGAATCACCGGGAAAATCCTCAACAACTAAatagtaattcaaaatacaagaaatacTAAGAGAATCCTAAGGAGACTAAGTAGCAACATCGtcttcctccaaagcctgctccagAGCATCTCATCCACCtatgctcacatccaagtggatgatcattgcaaaagaaaagcatacccaagcaacacaaacacacaagcaagggtgagctagatataaaaaatcGTTTTATAGTAGTCACAGGCAACATGCAAGTAAAGACAAATACAGTACATTACACAcacatgacttgttgcacttaaacttgactcgtccggacatagaatgattgccgagctatggcgggttatgcactcgtggtggcttctactactttgcaaagccattgccaatgggtttcactctaccacactcacgaggttagtccgttatcactcatcttgggccatactggaagcacccaagactaggacctcctgctactcctcaccacatggatcaatcctctctacttgagaatgaaagaccattggagcgtcaggaaaacccctaagactgagctaccatgcaaatcattctaaacacactgaaagggcaccaccatgtatcccccttgaggatcatggaattacgtccaatactaATACTTTCCACTTTAACACCAACATGTTAATGCACATAAACCCTTAAAGCAACTGGAACAATTAAGTAAAATAGCATACTGGAATAAATAGGAATATAGGCCGAACATAAAACATCAACACCTAAAGGGCAAGACCGAACAACACCCTGTGAATggtggagaccgaacggtatctCACTTCCCAAAGgacaggaccgaacggtccatacaTGGTAAGACTGAAGAAGTGACCGAACACTATTCAGGACCGCTCACTAagagagaccgaacgctacctaagagaccgagcgctacttgagactgaacgctacttaagagactgaacgctaccaagaccacccactaagaccgaacgctacttaagagaccatccactaagaccgaacgctacccagaccacccactaagatcgtacgctacttaagagaccatccactaagactgaacgctaccaagaccacccactaagattgaacgctacttaagagaccatccactaagaccgaacgctaccaagaccacccactaagatcgtacgctacttaagagaccatccactaagactgaacgctaccaagaccactcactaagaccgaacgctacttaagagaccatccactaagactgaacgctaccaagaccacccactaagaccaAACGCTACCTAAGGGACCGAACTCTCCTTAAGAGACTGAACGCTAcctgagaccgagcactatcaagactgaacgctacctaagaccgagcgctaacgCCGAACTCTacttaagaccgagcactaaggCCGAGCTCTacttaagaccgagcactaagaccgaacgctaacaaGACCAAGCACTAAGGTCGAACGCcaacaagaccgagcactaaggCCGAACTCCACTTAAGACCAAgcattaagaccgaacgctaacaagaccgagcactaaggccgaacgccaacaagaccgagcactaaggCTGAACTCCacttaagaccgagcactaagaccgaacgctaagatCGAACGCTCAACATCACATGGCGGAACGATTATCAGTCGCGAAACTGCATAATTCTTTGGAATTTCTGCAAAATTATGAACAACACCTAACACAACCATTcctaaccatttttactaacttctaacactcttaattcttgttttatacttaattaaactcaTCTAAATGATTCTGAACATTcctactaccattctaaagtgattaagatcaagttttatcttttgaaacatcaatttccacaacttaaGGATCCAATTTCGATTTTATCACTTCTAATATGTTCTAGTCCAGTTTTATGATCCTAACAGGTCACAAATGACTTGCCTAAGATGTCCCAACAACCCAAATGTGCCAAGAACCCTTActtcccaaaatcactacctcacttccccTCAAGTGACCCAAAACTCTTACAGAATACCAATTTTTCCATCCATTCACTGTTACAACATGTCTCTCAGCCCAAACGCATCAACATAGACATTATAGAATTTAAATACATCTCAAAACAGTTTACATACATCACAATCCAATTTCACAGTCATTCAACCCAACTACGTCTTTCCAAATCAAAACACAATATCAACAGTACAGCAGTACAAAACTCAACATACAGTTCATGCAACCAATTAAAGAAACATTCTAGTTCCCCTTACCTTGAAACTTCTTTGCTCAGCTCAAAGACCCGCAGCTCTAGTACCCCACACGCGAATAATCTAGGCAGCACCCTACAACCCGCAATGCAGTGATCAagaacagctcttagagctagaatgaaCGGAGGAAAACGTAAAGGAGGGTACACTAGGCACATGCAACTTGCCCTAGGTCCCAAACAGCGGAGAACAGTGAAGAGCTACTTACCCGCTGAAGAATGAAAAATCTATTCAGATGGTTGCGAAGGTCTCTACGCCGCGGTCACTTGAGCACCACCTAATCCAACATGCAACCACTAAACGTGAGGGAAAGGTAGAGAGAAGACTGAGAGAAATGGAGGAACACACTTTTTAGAAAGAGAATGGAAAGCTGAGATAATGAACTCAGATATGAAAAGTCCTTCATAAAGTTATAATGCTCTTAGTGTTATGGGCTTGACTACTTCAACATAAGGTCCAACTGTCATATATTTTCAAGTCCTTACATGTCTCACttgttaaaataaacataatttataattagttatacattttatatttccagtcattatgttttgaaatttcaataaattttgaatattattattattgtattaagTATAcacaatgaataaaaaaatttggaaagATAAACTACACAACATTGCTTCacattataattaagtttttctttctctatcgTACAAATTCTGTTACTTTCCAAATATAATgtttattgaaattataatatGAGTTtgctaatttacttttttttttaatttaattggtaTATTTTTAACGTATCagattttaatagaaaaaaatatttttatatattataaattttaagtattaaataaaaaataaaatgaatataagtattaaaaataatgtggattaattatcataataataCTTCTTGATTtttgagattaaaataataatttatttaatttaaattcaaattcagtctaaaatacaaaaacctaatttttaaattaattttgaaaattagtcTAAAGTGAGAGGATTAGAAAGGAGCACGACTAGCACTCCCGGGTCATGTACCCTTTCCACACTTGTTAACCTCCAAATTCAATCCCTTATAAATACGGAGTCATAACTGACTCACTGCTAACTATCTTCTAGGGTTTTAGAATTCACTCAAAAACCTCCCTCATGGCAGAAGGGGCAGCACCCGAAGTCGCCGATCCCAACGCCGTTTCCGCCGTAGACATGGACGTCGAGAAAGCCGGCGAAAACGGTGGCGAGACTAACCAGAAGCGTGCCAGGGAGGATGAGGAGCCCCTGGCGGACGACGTTTCGAAGAAGCAGAAGGTGGACGAGGAAAAGTCTGTAGAGGAGCAACGACTGGAGAATAGCAATGATCAGGaaggaaaaggaaaggaaaCAGAGGAAGATAAAATGGCCGAAGCAGAAGCAGAAGGAAAAGAAGAGGATGCCGCAAGTGTTTCTGTGAAGTTGGGATACAAGAGCTTCGGTTCTTCCACGGAGATGTACCATTACTTCTTCAACATACTTCATCACTGGCCTCAATATATCAATATTAACAAGGTATTTTTAATAACCAATGtccttttttttctccttttttttttgaaattttttatgtcTATTAGATGCTTTTGTGTCCCTTGAGTGCAAAGAATGCAACTAATTGAATTTCTGATTTCCCTTTCGTAGCCTACCTAGTTTCTACTAACTCGTCTCGATTGTTGGTGTTTCATTTTCTATGATTGTGATTTCATAACCCCTTGATCTCATTGTGAGTGCGAATGGTTgacatttgatttttttttattataaatccACAAACCTCTCATCTCATTTGGGAATTATTGATACTTTGTTTTGATTATGATTTCATAAATCACTTATCTTACGCCGGAAATATTGAtatttggttttttatgattatGGTTTCATGAATCCCTTATCTGGGGATgattgatatttgatttttgttataatttcataaatccCTTATCTCACGTGTATTGAttgacattttattttctatgaTTGTGATTTCATTTAAGTTTATAACTTTGATGGTGCCTTCTTGTTGGGTGCAGGACATGTGCACGCCCTCTTAAGTGCAAATTATGTACACATTGCTATCAATAATGTAGTTTTATTGCAAAGGCTTTCAAAGCTGCATTAAGATtagttgttttaatttgtgGTTTTTAATCACTTTTCAGCGCCACCAAAGTATTTTATGACACTCTTTTGCTGCATATTCGGTTGCTCCGGTTGAAGTATTGAACCGTGTAACAAAACTTATTGTTAATTGCAAAATTCCTTCAATGGTTAAATGAGATTTGACACAGTTCTACCTTACTATCTTCTCATTTTTCTGCAGCCTGTTTGTCTTGGTGTTGCAATAACTGCAATCAGAATTTACTTACTGTGAATACGTATTGATTTGTGTTGTATGACAGTATGAACATGCAATGTTGTTGGAGTTGCTTAAGAACGGCCATGCAGAGCCTGACAAAAAGATGGGTGGAGGGGTTCGCGCTTTTCAAGTTCGCAAGCATCCTACCTACCAAAGTAGGTGCTTTTTCCTCATCAGGGAAGATGACTCTGTTGATGATTTTAGCTTCAGGAAGTGTGTGGATCACATT
This Vigna angularis cultivar LongXiaoDou No.4 chromosome 4, ASM1680809v1, whole genome shotgun sequence DNA region includes the following protein-coding sequences:
- the LOC108330766 gene encoding protein EMBRYO DEFECTIVE 514, yielding MAEGAAPEVADPNAVSAVDMDVEKAGENGGETNQKRAREDEEPLADDVSKKQKVDEEKSVEEQRLENSNDQEGKGKETEEDKMAEAEAEGKEEDAASVSVKLGYKSFGSSTEMYHYFFNILHHWPQYININKYEHAMLLELLKNGHAEPDKKMGGGVRAFQVRKHPTYQSRCFFLIREDDSVDDFSFRKCVDHILPLPDGMHLKSDANKEFGGNGGGGGKGGRGWRGGRGGRGGRGGRGGRGGRGGRGGHG